One window of the Bombus affinis isolate iyBomAffi1 chromosome 10, iyBomAffi1.2, whole genome shotgun sequence genome contains the following:
- the LOC126921064 gene encoding amyloid beta A4 precursor protein-binding family B member 1-interacting protein isoform X3, whose protein sequence is MERYEEEGEDSDNETDPEQLLNEWLGELDSLTAGLDNVSSATLRPFNSDINTPRIDSYRFSMANLEDSQDVDLDAILGELCALERRCDGDIASTPAPDSQRQGRPNSTRITAGDNTDIGKNEGAMRTDSPDNDSAFSDTVSMLSSESSASSSGSGHKPPQTAMHTGPQQQSHQLMDAASRVKAEKIRLALEKMREASVQKLFIKAFTLDGSGKSLLVDEGMSVAHVCRLLADKNHVPMDPKWTVVEHLPDLFMERVYEDHELLVENLLLWTRDSKNKLLFVERPEKTQLFLTPEKFLLGPSDRSSSEYDDHSRNILLEEFFSSSNVGVPEVEGPLYLKSDSKKGWKRYHFILRASGLYYWPKEKARTARDLICLATFDVNQIYYGIGWKKKYKAPTDFCFAVKHPRLQQPKSTKYIKFLCAEDNASLERWMVGIRVAKYGRQLMENYRTLVDELAQEDLDMLAHARSCSVSSIAVPAQNQTQYNTTNDNARQFTENSRHNAEVANTRQYDSQRQSYNSEQRQSYNNDGRLSRASSSSSSGCLSDGAPSSCEVAFECGEFPTGTIKRKPSMNPKLPLTSITRQLKEVGETVRDEPDSCPSPTSSGSGTLTRRHSRRRSGTDSDGSGTLKRHHRSGNATPVSPVPPGTPVRERASPMGYNRSENQEPKTPTSPIPSCMMDSITSLPPPPSPSRVAEEGESDNEPLPPPPPEMFRSNLSLDSLPPPPAPGELPMCNTPELTGSSLSLASLPPPPSPLVGETGTIRRARPKQSTPTNSVTPESTPTHTSSRPSTNQQTYSNPSNSTIQNNQSYSSNTQNALHANNATNSVPSPHSSYPGSSASTPTYVPSSPNFASPPPFVPPPAYGSQQQHGNSSSLTRQNSKVESIYGTHPTVHQHNTVQPIRPNPNMDTVRRSAMKQGSGHYAAPPYLAELKAASSPQPQRRVTIQEPPTSPKSKTGTGKKITFNLPPQQEPGSPALPQRKPMPPRRSDSTRLTSPKKLAASDQAPPGDFLKDLQRVMRKKWQVAQKCKLDSTTTPHEVLGFRDPPPAVADYRETNVSNWVQEHYGADNLYENVYATDPHAPVEYASSPARQSTVRFADENRSINIVNAIASKRRPPPPPPKRAETTHLTTTRAMH, encoded by the exons GGTCTGGACAATGTGAGCTCAGCGACCCTCAGGCCTTTCAACTCGGACATCAACACGCCGAGAATCGATAGCTATAGGTTCTCCATGGCAAATCTGGAAG ATTCTCAGGATGTCGATCTGGATGCTATCCTCGGAGAGCTGTGCGCCCTGGAGCGCCGCTGCGACGGCGACATCGCTTCTACGCCTGCACCCGATTCGCAGAGACAGGGCCGACCCAACAGCACCAGAATCACTGCTGGGGACAATACCGATATCGGGAAAAATGAAGGAG CTATGCGCACCGATAGTCCTGACAATGACAGCGCGTTCTCGGACACGGTGTCGATGCTGTCCAGCGAGAGTTCCGCGAGCAGCAGCGGTTCCGGGCACAAACCACCTCAGACCGCCATGCACACAGGTCCTCAGCAACAATCTCATCAACTCATGG ACGCTGCAAGCCGAGTCAAGGCAGAAAAAATCCGCTTGGCGTTGGAAAAGATGCGCGAAGCCAGCGTTCAAAAGCTCTTCATCAAAGCGTTCACCTTGGATGGCAGTGGTAAAAGTTTGCTCGTAGACGAAGGAATGAGCGTAGCGCACGTGTGCAGGCTTCTAGCTGACAAAAATCACGTGCCAATGGATCCAAAGTGGACGGTGGTCGAGCATTTGCCTGATCTTTTCATGG AGAGGGTATACGAAGATCACGAGTTGCTGGTAGAAAATCTTTTACTGTGGACCAGAGACTCGAAAAATAAGCTGCTTTTCGTCGAGAGGCCAGAGAAAACTCAATTGTTTCTTACTCCAGAGAAATTCCTTTTAGGTCCATCCGATAGGAGTAGCAGCGAATATGACGATCATTCGCGTAATATTCTATTAGAAGAATTCTTTTCCAGCAGCAATGTTGGCGTACCAGAG GTCGAAGGACCGTTATATCTGAAATCTGACAGCAAAAAGGGATGGAAAAGGTACCACTTTATTCTACGAGCATCCGGCCTTTATTATTGGCCAAAGGAAAAAGCCCGCACCGCTCGTGACCTGATTTGTCTGGCTACTTTCGACGTGAATCAAATTTACTACGGCATTGGTTGGAAGAAGAAATACAAAGCCCCAACAGACTTCTGTTTCGCTGTCAAACATCCCAGATTGCAGCAGCCAAAATCGACAAAGTACATCAAATTCCTCTGCGCTGAGGATAACGCGTCCTTGGAACGATGGATGGTTGGAATCAGGGTAGCCAAATATGGAAGACAGTTGATGGAAAATTACAGAACCCTGGTTGATGAACTTGCCCAGGAGGATCTCGACATGCTGGCCCACGCAAGATCCTGTTCCGTTAGCTCGATCGCTGTACCGGCACAGAATCAAACTCAGTACAACACGACCAACGATAACGCTCGTCAGTTCACGGAGAATTCAAGGCACAACGCGGAAGTAGCTAATACTAGACAGTATGACAGCCAGAGACAAAGTTACAATTCTGAACAACGACAAAGTTATAATAACGATGGTAGACTGAGCAGAGCCAGCAGCTCGAGTTCCAGTGGATGCCTTTCTGATGGAGCACCCAGTAGTTGCGAG GTAGCTTTCGAGTGTGGTGAGTTTCCAACAGGTACGATAAAAAGGAAGCCCTCGATGAATCCGAAATTGCCTCTAACATCGATCACGAGACAATTGAAGGAAGTAGGTGAAACAGTTCGCGATGAGCCGGATTCTTGTCCGAGTCCAACGAGCTCGGGTTCTGGAACATTGACCAGAAGGCATAGTCGAAGGAGGAGCGGCACTGATTCGGATGGATCTGGAACTTTGAAGAGACATCATCGATCTGGCAATGCGACTCCAGTTAGTCCTGTACCGCCTGGCACACCGGTTAGGGAACGAGCAAGTCCAATGGGATACAACAGATCAGAGAATCAGGAACCGAAGACACCAACGAGTCCGATACCATCGTGTATG ATGGATTCGATTACTTCGTTACCACCACCACCATCGCCTTCAAGAGTGGCGGAGGAAGGAGAATCCGACAATGAGCCACTTCCTCCACCTCCACCAGAAATGTTCCGATCGAACCTCTCCCTGGATTCTCTACCACCGCCTCCAGCACCTGGTGAACTGCCAATGTGCAACACTCCAGAGCTCACGGGTTCTTCGTTAAGTCTGGCATCTCTTCCGCCACCTCCAAGTCCTTTAGTCGGTGAAACAGGAACTATCCGACGCGCTAGGCCCAAGCAATCCACACCTACGAACTCAGTAACTCCAGAGAGCACGCCAACTCACACGTCATCTAGACCGTCGACCAATCAGCAGACGTATTCGAATCCAAGCAACTCGACGATACAGAATAACCAGAGCTATAGTTCAAATACACAAAACGCTCTTCACGCGAACAACGCGACAAATTCGGTACCCTCTCCGCATAGTTCCTATCCAGGGTCCAGCGCCAGCACACCAACGTACGTTCCAAGTTCGCCAAACTTTGCCTCGCCTCCCCCATTTGTTCCTCCGCCAGCTTATGGATCCCAGCAACAGCACGGCAACAGTTCAAGCCTGACGAGACAAAACTCAAAGGTAGAATCGATATATGGAACTCATCCGACGGTTCATCAACACAACACGGTTCAACCAATCAGGCCGAATCCGAACATGGACACTGTACGACGAAGTGCCATGAAGCAAGGTTCCGGACATTACGCGGCTCCTCCTTATCTAGCAGAGTTGAAAGCTGCCTCCAGTCCCCAGCCTCAGCGTAGAGTAACCATTCAGGAACCACCAACGTCGCCCAAATCGAAGACGGGTACTGGCAAGAAGATCACGTTCAATCTTCCGCCTCAGCAGGAACCGGGGAGTCCAGCTTTGCCACAGAGAAAACCGATGCCACCGAGAAGATCGGATAGCACGAGGCTCACATCTCCCAAGAAGCTTGCCGCATCTGATCAGGCACCTCCAGGTGATTTCTTAAAGGACCTTCAGAGAGTAATGAGGAAAAAGTGGCAGGTTGCACAGAAATGTAAACTGGATTCGACCACCACTCCTCACGAAGTTCTTGGTTTTCGCGATCCACCGCCTGCTGTGGCTGATTACAGAGAGACCAACGTGTCGAACTGGGTTCAGGAACACTATGGAGCTGATAATTTATATGAGAATGTCTACGCGACGGATCCACACGCTCCAGTGGAGTACGCATCCAGTCCAGCCCGGCAATCAACTGTCAGATTCGCAGATGAGAATCGCAGCATTAATATCGTGAACGCGATCGCCAGTAAAAGAAGGCCACCTCCGCCACCACCGAAAAGGGCAGAAACTACCCATCTGACCACCACCAGGGCGATGCACTGA
- the LOC126921064 gene encoding amyloid beta A4 precursor protein-binding family B member 1-interacting protein isoform X1 — protein MLCGSFRKKRRHPGEEYRLVRSNTMPRILSMKEGSLVTVRRTKSSRVAARSSHLRDLLHTGLDNVSSATLRPFNSDINTPRIDSYRFSMANLEDSQDVDLDAILGELCALERRCDGDIASTPAPDSQRQGRPNSTRITAGDNTDIGKNEGAMRTDSPDNDSAFSDTVSMLSSESSASSSGSGHKPPQTAMHTGPQQQSHQLMDAASRVKAEKIRLALEKMREASVQKLFIKAFTLDGSGKSLLVDEGMSVAHVCRLLADKNHVPMDPKWTVVEHLPDLFMERVYEDHELLVENLLLWTRDSKNKLLFVERPEKTQLFLTPEKFLLGPSDRSSSEYDDHSRNILLEEFFSSSNVGVPEVEGPLYLKSDSKKGWKRYHFILRASGLYYWPKEKARTARDLICLATFDVNQIYYGIGWKKKYKAPTDFCFAVKHPRLQQPKSTKYIKFLCAEDNASLERWMVGIRVAKYGRQLMENYRTLVDELAQEDLDMLAHARSCSVSSIAVPAQNQTQYNTTNDNARQFTENSRHNAEVANTRQYDSQRQSYNSEQRQSYNNDGRLSRASSSSSSGCLSDGAPSSCEVAFECGEFPTGTIKRKPSMNPKLPLTSITRQLKEVGETVRDEPDSCPSPTSSGSGTLTRRHSRRRSGTDSDGSGTLKRHHRSGNATPVSPVPPGTPVRERASPMGYNRSENQEPKTPTSPIPSCMMDSITSLPPPPSPSRVAEEGESDNEPLPPPPPEMFRSNLSLDSLPPPPAPGELPMCNTPELTGSSLSLASLPPPPSPLVGETGTIRRARPKQSTPTNSVTPESTPTHTSSRPSTNQQTYSNPSNSTIQNNQSYSSNTQNALHANNATNSVPSPHSSYPGSSASTPTYVPSSPNFASPPPFVPPPAYGSQQQHGNSSSLTRQNSKVESIYGTHPTVHQHNTVQPIRPNPNMDTVRRSAMKQGSGHYAAPPYLAELKAASSPQPQRRVTIQEPPTSPKSKTGTGKKITFNLPPQQEPGSPALPQRKPMPPRRSDSTRLTSPKKLAASDQAPPGDFLKDLQRVMRKKWQVAQKCKLDSTTTPHEVLGFRDPPPAVADYRETNVSNWVQEHYGADNLYENVYATDPHAPVEYASSPARQSTVRFADENRSINIVNAIASKRRPPPPPPKRAETTHLTTTRAMH, from the exons GGTCTGGACAATGTGAGCTCAGCGACCCTCAGGCCTTTCAACTCGGACATCAACACGCCGAGAATCGATAGCTATAGGTTCTCCATGGCAAATCTGGAAG ATTCTCAGGATGTCGATCTGGATGCTATCCTCGGAGAGCTGTGCGCCCTGGAGCGCCGCTGCGACGGCGACATCGCTTCTACGCCTGCACCCGATTCGCAGAGACAGGGCCGACCCAACAGCACCAGAATCACTGCTGGGGACAATACCGATATCGGGAAAAATGAAGGAG CTATGCGCACCGATAGTCCTGACAATGACAGCGCGTTCTCGGACACGGTGTCGATGCTGTCCAGCGAGAGTTCCGCGAGCAGCAGCGGTTCCGGGCACAAACCACCTCAGACCGCCATGCACACAGGTCCTCAGCAACAATCTCATCAACTCATGG ACGCTGCAAGCCGAGTCAAGGCAGAAAAAATCCGCTTGGCGTTGGAAAAGATGCGCGAAGCCAGCGTTCAAAAGCTCTTCATCAAAGCGTTCACCTTGGATGGCAGTGGTAAAAGTTTGCTCGTAGACGAAGGAATGAGCGTAGCGCACGTGTGCAGGCTTCTAGCTGACAAAAATCACGTGCCAATGGATCCAAAGTGGACGGTGGTCGAGCATTTGCCTGATCTTTTCATGG AGAGGGTATACGAAGATCACGAGTTGCTGGTAGAAAATCTTTTACTGTGGACCAGAGACTCGAAAAATAAGCTGCTTTTCGTCGAGAGGCCAGAGAAAACTCAATTGTTTCTTACTCCAGAGAAATTCCTTTTAGGTCCATCCGATAGGAGTAGCAGCGAATATGACGATCATTCGCGTAATATTCTATTAGAAGAATTCTTTTCCAGCAGCAATGTTGGCGTACCAGAG GTCGAAGGACCGTTATATCTGAAATCTGACAGCAAAAAGGGATGGAAAAGGTACCACTTTATTCTACGAGCATCCGGCCTTTATTATTGGCCAAAGGAAAAAGCCCGCACCGCTCGTGACCTGATTTGTCTGGCTACTTTCGACGTGAATCAAATTTACTACGGCATTGGTTGGAAGAAGAAATACAAAGCCCCAACAGACTTCTGTTTCGCTGTCAAACATCCCAGATTGCAGCAGCCAAAATCGACAAAGTACATCAAATTCCTCTGCGCTGAGGATAACGCGTCCTTGGAACGATGGATGGTTGGAATCAGGGTAGCCAAATATGGAAGACAGTTGATGGAAAATTACAGAACCCTGGTTGATGAACTTGCCCAGGAGGATCTCGACATGCTGGCCCACGCAAGATCCTGTTCCGTTAGCTCGATCGCTGTACCGGCACAGAATCAAACTCAGTACAACACGACCAACGATAACGCTCGTCAGTTCACGGAGAATTCAAGGCACAACGCGGAAGTAGCTAATACTAGACAGTATGACAGCCAGAGACAAAGTTACAATTCTGAACAACGACAAAGTTATAATAACGATGGTAGACTGAGCAGAGCCAGCAGCTCGAGTTCCAGTGGATGCCTTTCTGATGGAGCACCCAGTAGTTGCGAG GTAGCTTTCGAGTGTGGTGAGTTTCCAACAGGTACGATAAAAAGGAAGCCCTCGATGAATCCGAAATTGCCTCTAACATCGATCACGAGACAATTGAAGGAAGTAGGTGAAACAGTTCGCGATGAGCCGGATTCTTGTCCGAGTCCAACGAGCTCGGGTTCTGGAACATTGACCAGAAGGCATAGTCGAAGGAGGAGCGGCACTGATTCGGATGGATCTGGAACTTTGAAGAGACATCATCGATCTGGCAATGCGACTCCAGTTAGTCCTGTACCGCCTGGCACACCGGTTAGGGAACGAGCAAGTCCAATGGGATACAACAGATCAGAGAATCAGGAACCGAAGACACCAACGAGTCCGATACCATCGTGTATG ATGGATTCGATTACTTCGTTACCACCACCACCATCGCCTTCAAGAGTGGCGGAGGAAGGAGAATCCGACAATGAGCCACTTCCTCCACCTCCACCAGAAATGTTCCGATCGAACCTCTCCCTGGATTCTCTACCACCGCCTCCAGCACCTGGTGAACTGCCAATGTGCAACACTCCAGAGCTCACGGGTTCTTCGTTAAGTCTGGCATCTCTTCCGCCACCTCCAAGTCCTTTAGTCGGTGAAACAGGAACTATCCGACGCGCTAGGCCCAAGCAATCCACACCTACGAACTCAGTAACTCCAGAGAGCACGCCAACTCACACGTCATCTAGACCGTCGACCAATCAGCAGACGTATTCGAATCCAAGCAACTCGACGATACAGAATAACCAGAGCTATAGTTCAAATACACAAAACGCTCTTCACGCGAACAACGCGACAAATTCGGTACCCTCTCCGCATAGTTCCTATCCAGGGTCCAGCGCCAGCACACCAACGTACGTTCCAAGTTCGCCAAACTTTGCCTCGCCTCCCCCATTTGTTCCTCCGCCAGCTTATGGATCCCAGCAACAGCACGGCAACAGTTCAAGCCTGACGAGACAAAACTCAAAGGTAGAATCGATATATGGAACTCATCCGACGGTTCATCAACACAACACGGTTCAACCAATCAGGCCGAATCCGAACATGGACACTGTACGACGAAGTGCCATGAAGCAAGGTTCCGGACATTACGCGGCTCCTCCTTATCTAGCAGAGTTGAAAGCTGCCTCCAGTCCCCAGCCTCAGCGTAGAGTAACCATTCAGGAACCACCAACGTCGCCCAAATCGAAGACGGGTACTGGCAAGAAGATCACGTTCAATCTTCCGCCTCAGCAGGAACCGGGGAGTCCAGCTTTGCCACAGAGAAAACCGATGCCACCGAGAAGATCGGATAGCACGAGGCTCACATCTCCCAAGAAGCTTGCCGCATCTGATCAGGCACCTCCAGGTGATTTCTTAAAGGACCTTCAGAGAGTAATGAGGAAAAAGTGGCAGGTTGCACAGAAATGTAAACTGGATTCGACCACCACTCCTCACGAAGTTCTTGGTTTTCGCGATCCACCGCCTGCTGTGGCTGATTACAGAGAGACCAACGTGTCGAACTGGGTTCAGGAACACTATGGAGCTGATAATTTATATGAGAATGTCTACGCGACGGATCCACACGCTCCAGTGGAGTACGCATCCAGTCCAGCCCGGCAATCAACTGTCAGATTCGCAGATGAGAATCGCAGCATTAATATCGTGAACGCGATCGCCAGTAAAAGAAGGCCACCTCCGCCACCACCGAAAAGGGCAGAAACTACCCATCTGACCACCACCAGGGCGATGCACTGA
- the LOC126921064 gene encoding amyloid beta A4 precursor protein-binding family B member 1-interacting protein isoform X2 encodes MDWMRRQDIKEESPETPTALTPDEPDECYFEEDTSIDEGMGLDNVSSATLRPFNSDINTPRIDSYRFSMANLEDSQDVDLDAILGELCALERRCDGDIASTPAPDSQRQGRPNSTRITAGDNTDIGKNEGAMRTDSPDNDSAFSDTVSMLSSESSASSSGSGHKPPQTAMHTGPQQQSHQLMDAASRVKAEKIRLALEKMREASVQKLFIKAFTLDGSGKSLLVDEGMSVAHVCRLLADKNHVPMDPKWTVVEHLPDLFMERVYEDHELLVENLLLWTRDSKNKLLFVERPEKTQLFLTPEKFLLGPSDRSSSEYDDHSRNILLEEFFSSSNVGVPEVEGPLYLKSDSKKGWKRYHFILRASGLYYWPKEKARTARDLICLATFDVNQIYYGIGWKKKYKAPTDFCFAVKHPRLQQPKSTKYIKFLCAEDNASLERWMVGIRVAKYGRQLMENYRTLVDELAQEDLDMLAHARSCSVSSIAVPAQNQTQYNTTNDNARQFTENSRHNAEVANTRQYDSQRQSYNSEQRQSYNNDGRLSRASSSSSSGCLSDGAPSSCEVAFECGEFPTGTIKRKPSMNPKLPLTSITRQLKEVGETVRDEPDSCPSPTSSGSGTLTRRHSRRRSGTDSDGSGTLKRHHRSGNATPVSPVPPGTPVRERASPMGYNRSENQEPKTPTSPIPSCMMDSITSLPPPPSPSRVAEEGESDNEPLPPPPPEMFRSNLSLDSLPPPPAPGELPMCNTPELTGSSLSLASLPPPPSPLVGETGTIRRARPKQSTPTNSVTPESTPTHTSSRPSTNQQTYSNPSNSTIQNNQSYSSNTQNALHANNATNSVPSPHSSYPGSSASTPTYVPSSPNFASPPPFVPPPAYGSQQQHGNSSSLTRQNSKVESIYGTHPTVHQHNTVQPIRPNPNMDTVRRSAMKQGSGHYAAPPYLAELKAASSPQPQRRVTIQEPPTSPKSKTGTGKKITFNLPPQQEPGSPALPQRKPMPPRRSDSTRLTSPKKLAASDQAPPGDFLKDLQRVMRKKWQVAQKCKLDSTTTPHEVLGFRDPPPAVADYRETNVSNWVQEHYGADNLYENVYATDPHAPVEYASSPARQSTVRFADENRSINIVNAIASKRRPPPPPPKRAETTHLTTTRAMH; translated from the exons GGTCTGGACAATGTGAGCTCAGCGACCCTCAGGCCTTTCAACTCGGACATCAACACGCCGAGAATCGATAGCTATAGGTTCTCCATGGCAAATCTGGAAG ATTCTCAGGATGTCGATCTGGATGCTATCCTCGGAGAGCTGTGCGCCCTGGAGCGCCGCTGCGACGGCGACATCGCTTCTACGCCTGCACCCGATTCGCAGAGACAGGGCCGACCCAACAGCACCAGAATCACTGCTGGGGACAATACCGATATCGGGAAAAATGAAGGAG CTATGCGCACCGATAGTCCTGACAATGACAGCGCGTTCTCGGACACGGTGTCGATGCTGTCCAGCGAGAGTTCCGCGAGCAGCAGCGGTTCCGGGCACAAACCACCTCAGACCGCCATGCACACAGGTCCTCAGCAACAATCTCATCAACTCATGG ACGCTGCAAGCCGAGTCAAGGCAGAAAAAATCCGCTTGGCGTTGGAAAAGATGCGCGAAGCCAGCGTTCAAAAGCTCTTCATCAAAGCGTTCACCTTGGATGGCAGTGGTAAAAGTTTGCTCGTAGACGAAGGAATGAGCGTAGCGCACGTGTGCAGGCTTCTAGCTGACAAAAATCACGTGCCAATGGATCCAAAGTGGACGGTGGTCGAGCATTTGCCTGATCTTTTCATGG AGAGGGTATACGAAGATCACGAGTTGCTGGTAGAAAATCTTTTACTGTGGACCAGAGACTCGAAAAATAAGCTGCTTTTCGTCGAGAGGCCAGAGAAAACTCAATTGTTTCTTACTCCAGAGAAATTCCTTTTAGGTCCATCCGATAGGAGTAGCAGCGAATATGACGATCATTCGCGTAATATTCTATTAGAAGAATTCTTTTCCAGCAGCAATGTTGGCGTACCAGAG GTCGAAGGACCGTTATATCTGAAATCTGACAGCAAAAAGGGATGGAAAAGGTACCACTTTATTCTACGAGCATCCGGCCTTTATTATTGGCCAAAGGAAAAAGCCCGCACCGCTCGTGACCTGATTTGTCTGGCTACTTTCGACGTGAATCAAATTTACTACGGCATTGGTTGGAAGAAGAAATACAAAGCCCCAACAGACTTCTGTTTCGCTGTCAAACATCCCAGATTGCAGCAGCCAAAATCGACAAAGTACATCAAATTCCTCTGCGCTGAGGATAACGCGTCCTTGGAACGATGGATGGTTGGAATCAGGGTAGCCAAATATGGAAGACAGTTGATGGAAAATTACAGAACCCTGGTTGATGAACTTGCCCAGGAGGATCTCGACATGCTGGCCCACGCAAGATCCTGTTCCGTTAGCTCGATCGCTGTACCGGCACAGAATCAAACTCAGTACAACACGACCAACGATAACGCTCGTCAGTTCACGGAGAATTCAAGGCACAACGCGGAAGTAGCTAATACTAGACAGTATGACAGCCAGAGACAAAGTTACAATTCTGAACAACGACAAAGTTATAATAACGATGGTAGACTGAGCAGAGCCAGCAGCTCGAGTTCCAGTGGATGCCTTTCTGATGGAGCACCCAGTAGTTGCGAG GTAGCTTTCGAGTGTGGTGAGTTTCCAACAGGTACGATAAAAAGGAAGCCCTCGATGAATCCGAAATTGCCTCTAACATCGATCACGAGACAATTGAAGGAAGTAGGTGAAACAGTTCGCGATGAGCCGGATTCTTGTCCGAGTCCAACGAGCTCGGGTTCTGGAACATTGACCAGAAGGCATAGTCGAAGGAGGAGCGGCACTGATTCGGATGGATCTGGAACTTTGAAGAGACATCATCGATCTGGCAATGCGACTCCAGTTAGTCCTGTACCGCCTGGCACACCGGTTAGGGAACGAGCAAGTCCAATGGGATACAACAGATCAGAGAATCAGGAACCGAAGACACCAACGAGTCCGATACCATCGTGTATG ATGGATTCGATTACTTCGTTACCACCACCACCATCGCCTTCAAGAGTGGCGGAGGAAGGAGAATCCGACAATGAGCCACTTCCTCCACCTCCACCAGAAATGTTCCGATCGAACCTCTCCCTGGATTCTCTACCACCGCCTCCAGCACCTGGTGAACTGCCAATGTGCAACACTCCAGAGCTCACGGGTTCTTCGTTAAGTCTGGCATCTCTTCCGCCACCTCCAAGTCCTTTAGTCGGTGAAACAGGAACTATCCGACGCGCTAGGCCCAAGCAATCCACACCTACGAACTCAGTAACTCCAGAGAGCACGCCAACTCACACGTCATCTAGACCGTCGACCAATCAGCAGACGTATTCGAATCCAAGCAACTCGACGATACAGAATAACCAGAGCTATAGTTCAAATACACAAAACGCTCTTCACGCGAACAACGCGACAAATTCGGTACCCTCTCCGCATAGTTCCTATCCAGGGTCCAGCGCCAGCACACCAACGTACGTTCCAAGTTCGCCAAACTTTGCCTCGCCTCCCCCATTTGTTCCTCCGCCAGCTTATGGATCCCAGCAACAGCACGGCAACAGTTCAAGCCTGACGAGACAAAACTCAAAGGTAGAATCGATATATGGAACTCATCCGACGGTTCATCAACACAACACGGTTCAACCAATCAGGCCGAATCCGAACATGGACACTGTACGACGAAGTGCCATGAAGCAAGGTTCCGGACATTACGCGGCTCCTCCTTATCTAGCAGAGTTGAAAGCTGCCTCCAGTCCCCAGCCTCAGCGTAGAGTAACCATTCAGGAACCACCAACGTCGCCCAAATCGAAGACGGGTACTGGCAAGAAGATCACGTTCAATCTTCCGCCTCAGCAGGAACCGGGGAGTCCAGCTTTGCCACAGAGAAAACCGATGCCACCGAGAAGATCGGATAGCACGAGGCTCACATCTCCCAAGAAGCTTGCCGCATCTGATCAGGCACCTCCAGGTGATTTCTTAAAGGACCTTCAGAGAGTAATGAGGAAAAAGTGGCAGGTTGCACAGAAATGTAAACTGGATTCGACCACCACTCCTCACGAAGTTCTTGGTTTTCGCGATCCACCGCCTGCTGTGGCTGATTACAGAGAGACCAACGTGTCGAACTGGGTTCAGGAACACTATGGAGCTGATAATTTATATGAGAATGTCTACGCGACGGATCCACACGCTCCAGTGGAGTACGCATCCAGTCCAGCCCGGCAATCAACTGTCAGATTCGCAGATGAGAATCGCAGCATTAATATCGTGAACGCGATCGCCAGTAAAAGAAGGCCACCTCCGCCACCACCGAAAAGGGCAGAAACTACCCATCTGACCACCACCAGGGCGATGCACTGA